GGTAGAACGTATGGAGGCTGGTGAGTTTCCGCGTGAACTGCTTACACAAATGGGTAAATTAGGTTTAATGGGCATCACAACCCCAGAAGAACTAGGTGGCTCTGCGATGGATTTTACTTCGTACATTATCGCAATCAATGAATTATCAAAAGTGAGCGCAGTAATGGGTGTTATATTATCAGTACATACGTCTGTAGGTACAAACCCTATTATTTATTTTGGTAATGATGAGCAAAAACAACGTTATGTACCGAAGTTAGCAGCAGGTGAATATTTAGGGGCTTTTTGTTTAACAGAGCCAAGTGCGGGTTCAGATGCAGGCTCTTTACAATCAAAAGCAGTACGTGATGGTGATGAATATGTCATTAACGGCTCAAAAGTATTTATTACAAACGGAGGCGAAGCTAATGTTTATATTGTTTTTGCCTCAACTAATCAAGCTGCTAAAACACGTGGCATTTCAGCATTTATTGTTGAAAAGGGTACGCCGGGCCTAATTATAGGTAAGGATGAACACAAAATGGGCCTACATGGTTCACGTACGGTCCAATTAACATTTGATAACTGTCGAATACCAGTTGCTAATCTTCTAGGGGAAGAAGGAGAAGGCTTCAAAATCGCGATGGCAAATTTGGATGTTGGGCGTATAGGAATCGCAGCACAAGCTTTAGGAATTGCTGAAGCAGCTCTTGAAGCAGCGACTGCTTATGCCAAAGAGCGTGTGCAATTTAGTAAACCGATTGCAGCACAGCAAGGAGTCGGTTTTAAGCTAGCCGATATGGCAACGGCTGTAGAAGCGGCAAAACTGCTTGTTTATCGTGCAGCTGATTTACGTGCCAAAGGTTTACCGTGTGGAGCAGAGGCATCAATGGCTAAACTCTTTGCTTCTCGAACAGCTGTACAAACAGCGATTGAAGCTGTACAAATTTTTGGTGGCTACGGCTATACCGAGGATTACCCAGTAGAACGTTATTTCCGTGATGCTAAAGTGACAGAAATTTACGAAGGTACAAGTGAAATTCAAAAACTAGTGATTAGTAAATATTTAATTTAGTAGAGTGCCAACATCGTAAAACTTAGTTTATGCACACGTATTTATAGGCAATTTACTAAAGGAACAGGCGAACTTCATTAAAATTAAAGGGGAAATGGACAATGAACTTTCAATTAACAGAAGAACATGAACAATTACGTGAAATGATTCGCGATTTTGCTTTAAACGAGGTAGCACCAACAGCCGCAGAACGCGACGAAAATGAAGAATTTGATCGTGCAATTTTTGATAAGATGGCTGAATTAGGCTTAACAGGGATTCCGTGGCCAGAAGAATATGGTGGTGCGGGCTTTGACTACCTTGCCTATGTCATTGCTGTTGAAGAATTATCTCGTGTCTGTGCTTCAACAGGGGTAACATTATCCGCTCATACTTCTTTAGCTGGTTGGCCGCTATATAAATTTGGTACGGAAGAACAAAAACAAAAGTACCTGCGACCAATGGCAGAAGGTAAACATATCGGTGCTTATGGTTTAACAGAGCCAGGTTCGGGTTCGGATGCTGGTGGTATGAGAACGTATGCAAAACGCGATGGCGATGATTATATTCTGAATGGTTCAAAGATTTTTATTACAAACGGTGGCGTAGCAGATACATATATCGTATTTGCAGTAACAGACCCAGAAGCGAAAAATGGCACGTCTGCTTTTATCGTTGAAGCAGGTTTTGCAGGTTTTTCAGTTGGTAAAAAGGAGAAAAAACTAGGGATTCGTTCATCACCGACAACAGAAATTATTTTCGATAACTGCCGTGTACCAAAAGAAAACTTACTTGGGGCTGAAGGAGACGGCTTTAAAATTGCGATGACAACACTTGATGGTGGACGTAACGGCATTGCAGCTCAAGCAGTAGGAATTGCTCAAGGTGCTTTAGATGCTGCGGTTGAATATGCCAAAGAGCGTGTACAATTCGGTAAGCCAATTACTGCAAACCAAGGTGTGTCCTTTAAATTAGCGGATATGGCAACGCACATTGAAGCATCTCGTCTGCTTACATACCAAGCTGCTTGGTTAGAAACAAACAATCTTCCTTACGGTAAGGCATCAGCAATGGCAAAGTTAATGGCTGGTGATACAGCAATGAGCGTCACAACTGAGGCAGTTCAAGTCTTTGGTGGTTATGGTTACACGAAGGATTATCCAGTAGAACGCTTTATGCGTGATGCGAAAATTACTCAAATTTACGAGGGTACACAAGAGATTCAACGTCTTGTTATCTCGCGTATGTTGACGAAATAATCTATGACAGAAAAGAACAAAAGACCCCAAGTTCAGTCAACCGTGAAAGACGAAAATCTCATTGCCATTCGCCGAGAACAAATGATTCAAGGTGCTATTAAATTATTTAAAGAAAAAGGTTTCCATCGTGCTACCACAAGGGAAATTGCTAAAGCAGCAGGTTTTAGTATCGGTACATTATATGAATATATTCGTACAAAAGAAGATGTACTATACCTCGTTTGTGATAGTATCTACCACCATGCGATGGAACGTCTATCAAGCTATGAGATCAAGGCAGGAACGATAGAAGAGTTAAAAGAAATGATTCGTGAATATTTTTTACAAATTGATAGCATGGTAGATGAATTAACAATCATGTATCAGGAAACGAAATCATTATCAAAAGAAGCACAGCGTTATGTTTTTAGTAAAGAGTTTGAAATGGTTGCTACTTTTGAACGATTGTTAAAACGGTGCGTGCAGTCAGGGGAACTAACAATGACTGATCAGCAAATTCATTTAGCAGCAAATAATTTAGTTGTTCAAGGTCAAAGCTGGGCGTTCCGCAAATGGGCGCTTCACCGTCAACATACGCTTGACGAGTATATTGAAATGCAAACAACATTGTTCATTTCAGGCATTAAGGGGTTTTAATAAGTTCCAAAGGGGTTTGTCGGTAATTGCATAATGCGACATTGCAATTACCGATTTTTTTATAATGGCGTATGGCACAGAGCTGGTGGTATTTCACTAGGCTCATGAAAGCCCATACAATGTGTCGATTTTTCATTTGAACAGGGTGGAAGCTGGCATTAAACAGTGATTCACTGCTTGCTAGCAAAGCATCGGTATGAAGCAAAATGGTTCTGTGTTCGTACTTTTTAAATGATGAACTAAATGCAAACATTGATGAAAAGATTTACTAAGGGGAGAAAGTAGGGGTTTCATATGACAAAGGTAGAAGTGTATCGTCCAAAAAATCACGTACGTTTTGTTACAGCATCAAGTCTTTTTGATGGTCATGATGCTTCGGTCAATATTATGCGACGGATTTTACAATCGAGCGGTGTGGAAGTAATCCATTTGGGCCATAATCGCTCTGTAGAAGAAGTTGTAAATGCTGCGATTCAAGAGGATGCGCAAGGTATTGCTGTATCTTCTTATCAAGGCGGCCATATGGAATACTTTAAATATATGTATGATTTACTGCGTGAGAAAGGTGCACCGCATATTAAAATATACGGAGGCGGTGGCGGTGTTATCTTGCCACGTGAAATTAAAGAATTACATGCTTACGGCGTTGCAGGTATTTTCTCACCAGAAGATGGTCGTGTATTAGGGTTGCAAGGGATGATTAATGAGCAAATTAAAGGTACAGATTTTCCAACTGCAACTGGTGACTATTTAGAAAAGCTAGATGCTTTAACAACTGAAACACCAGAAATTTTGGCAAATTTAATAACAGCAGCTGAATCGAATAATGATGATGAAACGAAAAGAATGCTAGAGGAAGCACGAAAACGCTCAAAAGGAACACCGATTTTAGGGATTACAGGTACAGGTGGTGCTGGTAAATCCTCTTTAACGGATGAGCTTATCCGTCGTTTTTTAAAAGAATTCCCAGAAAAGCGTGTAGCTATTTTATCGGTGGATCCAACAAAGCAAAAAACAGGTGGCGCATTACTTGGAGATCGTATTCGTATGAATGCTATTTTCAATAATCGTGTCTATATGCGAAGTTTAGCAACACGTGGTTCTCGTACGGAGCTTTCGGCTTCTATTGGGGATGTATTAGATGTCGTACGTGTGGCAGGCTATGATTTAATCATCGTTGAAACAAGTGGTATTGGTCAAGGTGATGCAGAAATTACAAAATTCACTGATCTATCCATGTATGTAATGACGAGCGAATTTGGTGCACCGACACAACTTGAGAAAATCGATATGATTGATTTTGCTGATGTCATTGCCATCAATAAATTTGAACGAAAAGGCTCAGAAGATGCACTACGTCAAGTACAGAAGCAATACCAACGTTCTCGAGAGCTTTGGGATGAACCAATCGATAAAATGCCTGTTTACGGCACGATTGCCAGTCAATTTAATGATAAAGGAACGAATGCGTTATTTGCTGCATTGGTTCATATTATTAACCAAAAAACAGGAAGCGATTGGGAAACAGGTTATGAACAATTTGCCAAAACGCAAAAACAGGATGTTATTATTCCGAACGATCGTCGCTATTATCTACGTGAAATAACTGATACAGTGCGTGGCTATCATAAAAAAACAGAGCAGCAAGTGGCATTTGCTCGTCGTTTATTCCAATTAGAAGGAGCTATCGCGGCAGTACAGGAAAAGGCGCCAGATGATGCCCTTGTCGCATCACTTACTTCTTTAGCGGAAGGTGTCCGAGATGAATTAACAGCAGAATCGAAGCGCATTTTAGATAATTGGCAAGCATTGAAAGAAGCCTACGCTGGGGATGAATTTGTAACCAAAGTGCGCGATAAAGAAATTCGTACAATTTTAACGACAACGAGTCTTTCCGGTACAAAAATACCGAAAGTTGTATTGCCGAAGTTTGTAGACTACGGTGAAATTTTACGTTGGGTGTATCGTGAAAATGTACCGGGAGAATTCCCTTATACAGCAGGTGTATTCCAGTTCAAGCGTGAAGGAGAAGATCCGAAACGACAATTTGCCGGCGAGGGTACACCAGAACGTACTAATAAACGCTTCCACTATTTATCGAAAGATGATGATGCCAAACGTTTATCAACTGCGTTTGACTCGGTAACGCTTTACGGTGAAGATCCTGATTACCGTCCAGATATTTACGGTAAAGTGGGAGAATCAGGTGTTTCAATTTGTACGCTTGAGGATATGAAGAAGCTCTATGCTGGCTTTGACCTGTGTGCTCCTTCAACCTCTGTATCTATGACAATTAATGGACCAGCGCCAATTATTTTGGCGATGTTTATGAATACAGCTATTGATCAGCAAGTTCAATTACGAGAAAAAGAACTAGGAAGACCTTTAACAGTTGAAGAATTTACAGAGACGCGTGAGAAAACATTGCAGGTTGTGCGTGGTACAGTACAGGCTGATATTTTAAAAGAAGACCAAGGGCAAAATACATGTATTTTCTCTACGGAATTTGCGCTTCGCATGATGGGCGATATTCAACAATATTTTATCGACAAAAAAGTGCGTAACTACTATTCTGTCTCTATTTCGGGCTATCATATTGCCGAAGCAGGAGCAAACCCAATTTCACAGCTCGCATTTACACTTGCAAACGGCTTTACGTATGTAGAATACTATTTAAGCCGAGGTATGAATATTGATGATTTTGCGCCAAATCTATCATTCTTCTTCTCAAACGGTTTAGATCCGGAGTATACGGTAATTGGCCGGGTAGCACGTCGCATTTGGGCAGTTGTAATGCGCGATAAATACGGTGCAAATGACCGTGCACAAAAGCTTAAATATCATATCCAAACTTCTGGGCGAAGTTTGCATGCTCAAGAAATTGATTTTAATGATATTCGTACAACATTACAGGCGCTTATGGCATTGCAAGATAATTGTAACTCTTTGCATACAAATGCATATGATGAAGCCATTACTACGCCAACAGAGGAATCTGTACGACGGGCAATGGCGATACAAATGATTATTACAAAAGAACATGGCTTAGCGAAAAATGAAAACCCATTACAAGGTGCATTTATCGTAGAGGAATTGACGGATTTAGTAGAGGAAGCTGTGTTAGAAGAGTTTGACCGTATTAATGATCGTGGCGGGGTATTGGGTGCGATGGAAACCCAATATCAACGAGGTAAAATTCAAGAAGAATCCATGCATTATGAAATGTTAAAGCATTCAGGTGAATTACCGATCATCGGTGTTAACACATACTTAAACCCGAATCCGCCGACAGATGATGCGATTGACAATATGGAAATTGCTCGTGCGTCATCAGAAGAAAAAGAAACACAAATTCGTAATTTACAATTATTCTGGCAACAGCATGAGGGGGCAACAGAAGCAGCGATAGCACGCTTACAAGAGGTTGCTGTAAACAATGGCAATATTTTCGAAGAGCTAATGGAAACTGTA
This DNA window, taken from Lysinibacillus sp. FSL M8-0337, encodes the following:
- a CDS encoding acyl-CoA dehydrogenase, coding for MHLQFTDEQLMMRDMVRNFSLEKIAPWVERMEAGEFPRELLTQMGKLGLMGITTPEELGGSAMDFTSYIIAINELSKVSAVMGVILSVHTSVGTNPIIYFGNDEQKQRYVPKLAAGEYLGAFCLTEPSAGSDAGSLQSKAVRDGDEYVINGSKVFITNGGEANVYIVFASTNQAAKTRGISAFIVEKGTPGLIIGKDEHKMGLHGSRTVQLTFDNCRIPVANLLGEEGEGFKIAMANLDVGRIGIAAQALGIAEAALEAATAYAKERVQFSKPIAAQQGVGFKLADMATAVEAAKLLVYRAADLRAKGLPCGAEASMAKLFASRTAVQTAIEAVQIFGGYGYTEDYPVERYFRDAKVTEIYEGTSEIQKLVISKYLI
- a CDS encoding acyl-CoA dehydrogenase, with protein sequence MNFQLTEEHEQLREMIRDFALNEVAPTAAERDENEEFDRAIFDKMAELGLTGIPWPEEYGGAGFDYLAYVIAVEELSRVCASTGVTLSAHTSLAGWPLYKFGTEEQKQKYLRPMAEGKHIGAYGLTEPGSGSDAGGMRTYAKRDGDDYILNGSKIFITNGGVADTYIVFAVTDPEAKNGTSAFIVEAGFAGFSVGKKEKKLGIRSSPTTEIIFDNCRVPKENLLGAEGDGFKIAMTTLDGGRNGIAAQAVGIAQGALDAAVEYAKERVQFGKPITANQGVSFKLADMATHIEASRLLTYQAAWLETNNLPYGKASAMAKLMAGDTAMSVTTEAVQVFGGYGYTKDYPVERFMRDAKITQIYEGTQEIQRLVISRMLTK
- a CDS encoding TetR/AcrR family transcriptional regulator yields the protein MTEKNKRPQVQSTVKDENLIAIRREQMIQGAIKLFKEKGFHRATTREIAKAAGFSIGTLYEYIRTKEDVLYLVCDSIYHHAMERLSSYEIKAGTIEELKEMIREYFLQIDSMVDELTIMYQETKSLSKEAQRYVFSKEFEMVATFERLLKRCVQSGELTMTDQQIHLAANNLVVQGQSWAFRKWALHRQHTLDEYIEMQTTLFISGIKGF
- the icmF gene encoding fused isobutyryl-CoA mutase/GTPase IcmF, encoding MTKVEVYRPKNHVRFVTASSLFDGHDASVNIMRRILQSSGVEVIHLGHNRSVEEVVNAAIQEDAQGIAVSSYQGGHMEYFKYMYDLLREKGAPHIKIYGGGGGVILPREIKELHAYGVAGIFSPEDGRVLGLQGMINEQIKGTDFPTATGDYLEKLDALTTETPEILANLITAAESNNDDETKRMLEEARKRSKGTPILGITGTGGAGKSSLTDELIRRFLKEFPEKRVAILSVDPTKQKTGGALLGDRIRMNAIFNNRVYMRSLATRGSRTELSASIGDVLDVVRVAGYDLIIVETSGIGQGDAEITKFTDLSMYVMTSEFGAPTQLEKIDMIDFADVIAINKFERKGSEDALRQVQKQYQRSRELWDEPIDKMPVYGTIASQFNDKGTNALFAALVHIINQKTGSDWETGYEQFAKTQKQDVIIPNDRRYYLREITDTVRGYHKKTEQQVAFARRLFQLEGAIAAVQEKAPDDALVASLTSLAEGVRDELTAESKRILDNWQALKEAYAGDEFVTKVRDKEIRTILTTTSLSGTKIPKVVLPKFVDYGEILRWVYRENVPGEFPYTAGVFQFKREGEDPKRQFAGEGTPERTNKRFHYLSKDDDAKRLSTAFDSVTLYGEDPDYRPDIYGKVGESGVSICTLEDMKKLYAGFDLCAPSTSVSMTINGPAPIILAMFMNTAIDQQVQLREKELGRPLTVEEFTETREKTLQVVRGTVQADILKEDQGQNTCIFSTEFALRMMGDIQQYFIDKKVRNYYSVSISGYHIAEAGANPISQLAFTLANGFTYVEYYLSRGMNIDDFAPNLSFFFSNGLDPEYTVIGRVARRIWAVVMRDKYGANDRAQKLKYHIQTSGRSLHAQEIDFNDIRTTLQALMALQDNCNSLHTNAYDEAITTPTEESVRRAMAIQMIITKEHGLAKNENPLQGAFIVEELTDLVEEAVLEEFDRINDRGGVLGAMETQYQRGKIQEESMHYEMLKHSGELPIIGVNTYLNPNPPTDDAIDNMEIARASSEEKETQIRNLQLFWQQHEGATEAAIARLQEVAVNNGNIFEELMETVKVASLGQITKALYEVGGQFRRNM